In the Drosophila willistoni isolate 14030-0811.24 chromosome 3R, UCI_dwil_1.1, whole genome shotgun sequence genome, ACAAAGTCTCATAAGTTTTGCAACACttagtaaaatattttcttctgTTTATATCATAACATAGTTTCCAGTTGTAGCTACCAACGATCCCAATATAACAATGAATCAAATCGACGAGTTGATGGAAGATTGTAATCATCCCGTACAAGGCGGCGATCCAATGCTGTCTTCACACAGTCAAATACTATCTGCACCTCATTCACCTATGGCTGTTCAGCTTcagagtcaaaatttcggcgTCGGAGTCGGCACTAAGAGCAATGAGAATGGCGAGGTGGAATCAGACAGTGTTGTGTTGTTCAATGGCTCGTCCAGCGAACTACCTTTGGCCAGCTGCAATAATATAAATTGTACTGCAGGCAACAGTTCATGCGGATGTCTTCAGCGTCATTGCCAGCTGGATCCACATCAACACCAAGTGAAAAATAGCCAGCAACACCACCATCACCATCGTCATAGAGAGACTAGCATGCTTGGCCGTGACCCGCTTCTTTCATCACATAATGGACAGCTTGATGACGATCAACATCATAGCGTTGACTTATCTACAGCCATGATAAGCGATTCTTTGTCGTCTTTAGTGGACGATAGTCATAGCGAACCTATGTTGCTTACGCCAGATGCTTTGGATATTGATCTCTGAGCGGCGCGTACCTTTGACTAGCACCAGTTCAAAATTGAAGtagaaatatttttagtaTTATTAATAGTAGCCGACGCCTCGATCCTCGCTGTTACAGATTAGTGACCCATTGCTGTTAACgaattgttaaatgtttttactTCTAAAAGAATGTATAGTAAAATGATTGTGCTCAACTTGGTGAGCGATTGGATCTGTCCGTCTCAACTCTTGTATTCATTACTTAGTATTTCAATGAATATCTACGTGACTTGGAGAAATGACACAGCACGCGTGAACCTTGTACATATGTTCGGACTTGCGCGTttgtacaatttttgtttgcattcCATTGTCAAGTCTTCTGGATACTAAACACTTGGTAGATAGCCACAGCTTTCTGCAAGTCCTTTTGTACTTATCTGcactttaaacttttttttatgtaaatacatacatacatatgttatGTACATCTTCTCACCAAATTTTTAAACGCTTGTTTAACAAGGCGCTGTTACTGGTTTTTTTCTACATGTGTGTtgtaaaatttgttgaattaaTAAACATGTTATGAAAATCTTTGttacttttattattaattacgtAGTAAAACATTTCacataaattttgcatttattcATGTCTGTCTAGAATCACCCCTTCACTGCAGTTTCGAAAATATGCGAGTAAGCTTAATATTCACATACGCATTTATTTAGAGTCTAATCAATTGTTTTCAGTGTAGGACAATACGCATTCCTAATTTACAAGACGAAGGTCCGGCCATCTCTCGAGCATCAATCATTTCTTGGCCAGCTCCGCGGACAGCCAGTCCAGCCCTTCATAAAGACCATGCCCTTGCGTGGCACATGTGGCTTGAATGAACCacttaaaaaaacacaaattaaacGGTAATTGAGTTAAATCAATATTATCTTGAGTTTCAGAGAACTATTTTTCTTACGTGGCGGTTTCTCAACTGATTCAGATGCAACTTGTCGGTTAGTTCAGCTGCACTCATGGCATTGGGTAGATCCTGCTTGTTTGCAAAGACCAACAAGACTGCGTCTCTTAGCTCATCCTCTTGCAGCTGCGGAAACGACAGAACAGAAGGCAACAGGTTATAAATCTAtgccttttttttgtatatacataccaTGTTTTGCAACTCCTTTTCAGCCTCGTTTATTCGGTCACGGTCGTTAGAGTCCACGACAAAAATTAATCCCTGTGTGTTCTGGAAGTAATGACGCCACAACGGTCGGATCTTGTCCTGGCCGCCCACATCCCAtacagtaaaacaaatattcttGTACTCTACAGTTTCCACATTAAACCCAATGGTGGGAATTGTAGTTACAATTTCACCTAGTTTGAGTTTGTATAGTATGGTGGTTTTTCCGGCCGCGTCCAAACCAACTGCGGGCGAAAACACCAATAATGAGTCAACACGAACAGTAGCAAAATTAAAACATGACCAGAAAAGAAACATACCCATCAAAATCCGCATCTGTTTCTTCCCAAAGAGGCGCGTCAGCAGGCTGGATATTGTCAATCCCATcttataatttctttttcggACACTTTATTGTTTTATGAATCGCCTAGAAAATAATTTTACGATAAGAACTTGATTATTTTCGATGTGGCACAATCGCAGTATTCTTTTTGATCTGGCAGCACCAGTTACAGTGATGCCAGACCAGTAATAAACAATCTGTATTTTAGACCCGATTCCCACACGATCCATCCGTGGGGAACGGTTGGGATTAGCGTTGGATGTGAAATAGTGATTCCCACTGGCATCCCCATCTCTTAACAGCTAATTTTACAATTGCTGTGGCAGACTTGTTGCAAATTGCGAGTAACAAAGTAAGAATTTTAAGTTTCTGCAATTGtaacataaaaaaatcaatattttttatacgTAGTTAGTAATTTACActattttttcatatttattgACTTTAAATAGACAATACATTTGTCTGTCAGCCTATGcccatgtatgtatatgtttatttttaaataaataaaactataaacatAGTTTTATCGAAAATGTCATACAAAATCGATCTTTAACAACTAAAAACTCATTCTGGACCAATAGAAAAAATTTTGGACcattgcaaaatttgtttagatTTTGTTTCTCTCTGTTCGTTTTTCAATTAGCTTTTCAAAATTATGCTATATATAGCGAAAACGTAAACAATAAAtgacaaaaacacacaaaaataatttaaattaaattttaatacaaTCAAAGAAATTTTACGCAATCTGGTAAAGGAACATTCAAACATAAAACTCTATGCATTTAAAGTTGTAGTTCAATTTTGCTTAAAAATTACTGCAGGGGTGCTTtgaaaacatatttattttatattctaTATACACAAAACAATTACCTATTTTATGTTAGAACAGTTTGAGTAAGTATTAAGATAAAACTTATActaaatcattattaattattaaataataagcGAAGAAGATCGCAAATTAACTGTGTAACTGTCGCATAGCCACAACTACACATGCAGctgaaaattatattaattttgtacTGTGCCGCCACTGCATAAAAACTCCTGGAATATATGAAATGTTTGAACttataaatgaaaagaaaaaatctaGCATGTACTAACCAGTGGTGGCAAATGTTACTTTGTGGCAATATGAATAATAATTTAGTGAATGTTTCAATAATTTTACGAGTGTATCATCTCTAGTATTAATCGATAATGGTTTTCGCTATTTCTTTCATTGCATTATCTTTCGTTATGTTCTGTgcgtttcttttttgttgttatttttcttAGCAACACAAGAGCAGTTTAGAAGCTCATTTAAAAACCCTTGTACTTTTGGAAATACTTGAACTTGCATTTGTGTTAGTTAAATCAAACGCACGCGATCCTGTACAGATCTCTTTACATCTCACCCTTTGAGACAAAATGAAACTGTTCTTGAAATAAAGAATAGGTTCGCGCGATTTCATTAATATATTTCCTCTCTCTGGCAAGAAACTACTCCCTTATTCTGCAGTCTGTATTTTATTCACTACGCCGCTAAACTTAAACCAAACCACAGTTGACTtacgcatacatatatgtacctgcccatacacacacacctgCGTCAACACAAGCATACAGTcatatatgcatgtgtgtgtaaagTACAAAGAACTTAGCAATGGATCGCGATCCGCACTCTCTCGCCGGCATGGCGTACGAGCGCTATGGTATCCTTGTGGAAGACGAGGAAATCACAATTGCCAAAGCCGATGTTAATATTCAAACTATGACTGATGGTAAGTTAAAGCTAGTTTTAGCGGCTTTCTTGGTTGATTTTCAAAAACATTTCTGGTGTTACAGTTTTACTGCCCTCAGGATTGGGTGACACATTTATGCAGGAACCGCACTTCAGCTCAGAAGATAAATCTGTATTGAAAACAACAGATGGTGTTTACCTGTCTTCTGATAAGATGTGAGTAGATATGGGACTTTATTTCATGCCATCTTAATGAAATTATAACAATTTACAGAAAGAAGGAACCTAAGCCACATACCTTTGCGGAAGAGCGGGAGCAGGTTTCCCATGTTTCCGCGACTTCAGATCTAGTTGGTCCCGCTGTTAGGTCAAGGCGTTGGGAACAGAAGCTAGTCCAAATAAAAACCATGGAGGGCGAGTTTAGTGTCACCATGTGGGCATCAGGGGGCACTTCCGATGACGATGATGTTTACTCCGAGTCTGATAATAATTTGCGAACTCGAGCTTGTGCCGAAGAAGGTGACATCATTCACCAGCAAGAAGCTTGCGGTCCTGTTGATACGTTTCTACACGAGCAGATCGTATACCAGCAGGTGTTTAACCCACATCAAATAAGCTTAGGTCCATTAACAACTGAGCAGTTGTACAAGGAGAAGGTGCCAACAGCACCAATTCACATTTCCATTCCCCCATCCAAACCAACAATAGCACCAAATTGTGGACCACATCCAGTCATTTCAATGGAACTGGAAAGTCAAACGCTGCTGGGAGTAGACAACAGTTGTGACGTAAATACGGGAAGTGAAACATTGTCATACAGCTACCAGTCGCTGACTACTTCCGCCGAGTCTGCCATTTTATCAGCCCCTCCGGCACAGCTGCTCATTGAAGAAGCTAATTTAGGACAGTCAGCCGTCGAGGATGATAAGAAAATCGCCTGCCCCCATAAAGGTTGCCATAAAACTTTTAGAGACTCGTCTGCCATGAGGAAACATCTGCATACGCACGGGCCTCGTGTCCACGTATGCGCGGAGTGTGGTAAGGCCTTTGTAGAAAGCTCAAAGTTAAAACGACATCAACTGGTCCACACTGGCGAGAAACCGTTCCAATGTACATTTGAAGGCTGCGGCAAACGCTTCTCACTAGACTTTAATTTGAGGTGAGATTGAACtgcaattttataatactGTTAGAAAAGTACGCTGAATCTTTAATAACTAATTCTAATACCTAGATGTTGGGAACTttaaaagctagagccactCAGTTTAGAAATCGTATTCTtagaaacttttaattttctattttaattttgttaaaatcggataaaaattACTTTTGTGTTTTCGTAGTTACACTATTCCTTTTCATGTTTTCAAATATTAATCGATAGGAATTCCACAcacttattgaacttgctgtTTTAAATTCGAAATGAAATGGCAacagttttcaatttattagTTTGTAATTTAAGTTAATTGAAACACTATCAAATCTATCGAATTGATTAAAAGACAATTAGTTTGAAATTCGATTGATATTGCTTGACATAAGACAGATCAGTTCTTAAATTTGCAATAAAGGCATGAAATCTAAACTGCCGattttaacttaaatttatattcaaaagtAATTGAATCGcaagattttatttaaatgtttgttgttttaaaaTCTTACGCAGGACACACGTGCGAATCCATACTGGAGATAGACCATTCGTTTGTCCCTTCGACGCttgcaacaaaaaatttgcccaGTCCACGAATCTTAAGTCGCATATATTAACGCACGCAAAGGCCAAGTAAATTTAAACATATTCGTCTAGTAGTattattgtttaattaaatttgtttaacttCAGGAGAAATGGAAACACCTCCCGCCATGGCACTTGCTCTAACAACGAGGCGGATCCACACAGCCCACACAGTGAAGAGACTTCGGGAAGCCTAATAAAATCGGAATTGGGAGATCACGTGTCCTCTACCGCCTCCGACCATGCCCCATTTATAGTGTATGCAGACTGATGCGTGTCCTCTTTagataattataattttatacatgtacatacatatttttgtatatgtaaAAGTTTATGTATCTTTTGCCAACACATTTTAATTTTGacttgatttattttttttgtctaattAAATCGCAAATCGATGAATTTATTCACCAGAGCTTAATTGCGAtgaatgtaaaaatattatggcacATGTCTTCAGCTCCATTATAAGCTAAACCGATTACAGTTCTGtcaaaggaaaataaaataagaataCAAAACTATATAGGTTAATTTTGATTAAGGGGTTACATCTAGTTAGAAGCTCTCAAAAAtgaggtttttcaaaattttttcctGAGAAAACttctaaatttattattttaagcatttgtacatatattatgGTAACTATgaagagtatttaaaaattttttatttgtcaaaATAACAGTTTTTAAAGCTGCTACAGCAGATCTCCTGGAACCCCTTTTAGAGAAGGCATTTTACGGTGACCACTATATCTCTGAAGTGGACTATCTCAAATGAAAAAACCAAACGGATTTCGTTAAAGTAATGTATAATATTGTAATCAATCGAAGGaataagcaaaataaaatttttggacaaaatggcggattctcaaaaaaaaaatctattttttgcCATAATTTTGGCGTTAAATTGTGTATAAAAAAGACAATTTTTATCGGTAATAAAAAAGCTTCGATTAAGTACTAGAAAATATAGTTTAGAAGCCtgtgtaaaaatttaagaagAATCGG is a window encoding:
- the LOC6651324 gene encoding ADP-ribosylation factor 2, which translates into the protein MGLTISSLLTRLFGKKQMRILMVGLDAAGKTTILYKLKLGEIVTTIPTIGFNVETVEYKNICFTVWDVGGQDKIRPLWRHYFQNTQGLIFVVDSNDRDRINEAEKELQNMLQEDELRDAVLLVFANKQDLPNAMSAAELTDKLHLNQLRNRHWFIQATCATQGHGLYEGLDWLSAELAKK
- the LOC6651325 gene encoding polycomb protein PHO; the encoded protein is MDRDPHSLAGMAYERYGILVEDEEITIAKADVNIQTMTDVLLPSGLGDTFMQEPHFSSEDKSVLKTTDGVYLSSDKIKKEPKPHTFAEEREQVSHVSATSDLVGPAVRSRRWEQKLVQIKTMEGEFSVTMWASGGTSDDDDVYSESDNNLRTRACAEEGDIIHQQEACGPVDTFLHEQIVYQQVFNPHQISLGPLTTEQLYKEKVPTAPIHISIPPSKPTIAPNCGPHPVISMELESQTLLGVDNSCDVNTGSETLSYSYQSLTTSAESAILSAPPAQLLIEEANLGQSAVEDDKKIACPHKGCHKTFRDSSAMRKHLHTHGPRVHVCAECGKAFVESSKLKRHQLVHTGEKPFQCTFEGCGKRFSLDFNLRTHVRIHTGDRPFVCPFDACNKKFAQSTNLKSHILTHAKAKRNGNTSRHGTCSNNEADPHSPHSEETSGSLIKSELGDHVSSTASDHAPFIVYAD